Proteins from a genomic interval of Panthera tigris isolate Pti1 chromosome A2, P.tigris_Pti1_mat1.1, whole genome shotgun sequence:
- the SSBP4 gene encoding single-stranded DNA-binding protein 4 isoform X11, with product MHPLPCPVQAFVGRECGPRGSSVAAPSPVMGSMAPNDAMAAGPMAPGFFQGPPDSQQPPHNPNAPMMGPHVQPFMSPRFPGGPRPALRMPSQPPVGLPGSQPLLPGAMEPSPRAQGHPSMGPMQRVTPPRGMAGVGPQVRAGSGRGGTPRGLPPTPWPLTALLLSQSYGGGMRPPPNSLAGPGLPTMNMGPGVRGPWASPSGNSIPYSSSSPGSYTGPPGGGGPPGTPIMPSPGDSTNSSENMYTIMNPIGPGAGRANFPLGPGPEGPMAAMSAMEPHHVNGSLGSGDMDGLPKSSPGAVAGLSNAPGTPRDDGEMAAAGTFLHPFPSESYSPGMTMSV from the exons ATgcatcccctcccctgcccagtgCAGGCCTTCGTAGGGCGGGAATGCGGCCCCAGAGGG AGCTCTGTAGCGGCCCCTAGTCCAGTGATGGGGAGCATGGCCCCCAACGACGCAATGGCAGCGGGCCCCATGGCACCCGGCTTCTTCCAG GGCCCCCCCGACTCCCAGCAGCCCCCCCACAACCCCAACGCCCCCATGATGGGGCCTCACGTTCAG CCCTTCATGTCACCGCGGTTCCCAGGGGGCCCCCGGCCCGCCCTGCGGATGCCGAGTCAG CCTCCGGTGGGCCTCCccggctcccagcccctcctccctggcGCCATGGAACCCTCCCCGCGTGCTCAGG GGCATCCGAGCATGGGCCCGATGCAGAGGGTGACACCTCCACGGGGCATGGCCGGCGTTGGACCCCAGGTGAGGGCAGGGTCCGGGAGAGGGGGTACGCCTCGGGGCCTTCCCCCCACACCTTGGCCACTCACAGCCCTTTTGCTTTCCCAGAGCTATGGAGGTGGCATGCGGCCCCCACCCAACTCTCTCGCCGGCCCGGGCCTGCCCACCATGAACAT GGGCCCTGGAGTGCGAGGCCCATGGGCCAGCCCCAGCGGAAACTCG ATCCcctattcctcctcctcccccggcAGCTACACG GGACCCCCAGGAGGAGGCGGGCCCCCTGGAACACCCATCATGCCCAGCCCTGGAG ACTCCACCAACTCCAGCGAGAACATGTACACTATCATGAACCCCATTGGGCCGGGCGCCGGCAGGGCTAAT TTCCCGCTTGGCCCTGGTCCGGAGGGTCCCATGGCGGCCATGAGTGCGATGGAGCCTCATCACGTGAACGGATCCCTGG GCTCGGGCGATATGGACGGGTTGCCGAAG AGCTCCCCCGGCGCCGTGGCCGGCCTGAGCAACGCCCCGGGCACCCCGCGGGACGACGGCGAGATGGCGGCCGCCGGGACCTTCCTGCACCCGTTCCCGAGCGAAAGC TACTCGCCGGGGATGACCATGAGCGTGTGA
- the SSBP4 gene encoding single-stranded DNA-binding protein 4 isoform X8 — protein sequence MYTSTCCTLVPRSQPRPFCPRSDGRRTLRWGSPQGSCIPGGAPDRREACEHSNEAKAFQDYSSVAAPSPVMGSMAPNDAMAAGPMAPGFFQGPPDSQQPPHNPNAPMMGPHVQPFMSPRFPGGPRPALRMPSQPPVGLPGSQPLLPGAMEPSPRAQGHPSMGPMQRVTPPRGMAGVGPQVRAGSGRGGTPRGLPPTPWPLTALLLSQSYGGGMRPPPNSLAGPGLPTMNMGPGVRGPWASPSGNSIPYSSSSPGSYTGPPGGGGPPGTPIMPSPGDSTNSSENMYTIMNPIGPGAGRANFPLGPGPEGPMAAMSAMEPHHVNGSLGSGDMDGLPKSSPGAVAGLSNAPGTPRDDGEMAAAGTFLHPFPSESYSPGMTMSV from the exons ATGTATACGAGTACCTGTTGCACGTTGGTGCCCAGAAGTCAGCCCAGACCTTTCTGTCCGAG ATCCGATGGGAGAAGAACATTACGCTGGGGGAGCCCCCAGGGTTCCTGCATTCCTGGTGGTG CACCTGACCGCAGAGAGGCGTGTGAGCACTCAAATGAGGCCAAGGCCTTCCAGGACTAC AGCTCTGTAGCGGCCCCTAGTCCAGTGATGGGGAGCATGGCCCCCAACGACGCAATGGCAGCGGGCCCCATGGCACCCGGCTTCTTCCAG GGCCCCCCCGACTCCCAGCAGCCCCCCCACAACCCCAACGCCCCCATGATGGGGCCTCACGTTCAG CCCTTCATGTCACCGCGGTTCCCAGGGGGCCCCCGGCCCGCCCTGCGGATGCCGAGTCAG CCTCCGGTGGGCCTCCccggctcccagcccctcctccctggcGCCATGGAACCCTCCCCGCGTGCTCAGG GGCATCCGAGCATGGGCCCGATGCAGAGGGTGACACCTCCACGGGGCATGGCCGGCGTTGGACCCCAGGTGAGGGCAGGGTCCGGGAGAGGGGGTACGCCTCGGGGCCTTCCCCCCACACCTTGGCCACTCACAGCCCTTTTGCTTTCCCAGAGCTATGGAGGTGGCATGCGGCCCCCACCCAACTCTCTCGCCGGCCCGGGCCTGCCCACCATGAACAT GGGCCCTGGAGTGCGAGGCCCATGGGCCAGCCCCAGCGGAAACTCG ATCCcctattcctcctcctcccccggcAGCTACACG GGACCCCCAGGAGGAGGCGGGCCCCCTGGAACACCCATCATGCCCAGCCCTGGAG ACTCCACCAACTCCAGCGAGAACATGTACACTATCATGAACCCCATTGGGCCGGGCGCCGGCAGGGCTAAT TTCCCGCTTGGCCCTGGTCCGGAGGGTCCCATGGCGGCCATGAGTGCGATGGAGCCTCATCACGTGAACGGATCCCTGG GCTCGGGCGATATGGACGGGTTGCCGAAG AGCTCCCCCGGCGCCGTGGCCGGCCTGAGCAACGCCCCGGGCACCCCGCGGGACGACGGCGAGATGGCGGCCGCCGGGACCTTCCTGCACCCGTTCCCGAGCGAAAGC TACTCGCCGGGGATGACCATGAGCGTGTGA
- the SSBP4 gene encoding single-stranded DNA-binding protein 4 isoform X12, with product MGSMAPNDAMAAGPMAPGFFQGPPDSQQPPHNPNAPMMGPHVQPFMSPRFPGGPRPALRMPSQPPVGLPGSQPLLPGAMEPSPRAQGHPSMGPMQRVTPPRGMAGVGPQVRAGSGRGGTPRGLPPTPWPLTALLLSQSYGGGMRPPPNSLAGPGLPTMNMGPGVRGPWASPSGNSIPYSSSSPGSYTGPPGGGGPPGTPIMPSPGDSTNSSENMYTIMNPIGPGAGRANFPLGPGPEGPMAAMSAMEPHHVNGSLGSGDMDGLPKSSPGAVAGLSNAPGTPRDDGEMAAAGTFLHPFPSESYSPGMTMSV from the exons ATGGGGAGCATGGCCCCCAACGACGCAATGGCAGCGGGCCCCATGGCACCCGGCTTCTTCCAG GGCCCCCCCGACTCCCAGCAGCCCCCCCACAACCCCAACGCCCCCATGATGGGGCCTCACGTTCAG CCCTTCATGTCACCGCGGTTCCCAGGGGGCCCCCGGCCCGCCCTGCGGATGCCGAGTCAG CCTCCGGTGGGCCTCCccggctcccagcccctcctccctggcGCCATGGAACCCTCCCCGCGTGCTCAGG GGCATCCGAGCATGGGCCCGATGCAGAGGGTGACACCTCCACGGGGCATGGCCGGCGTTGGACCCCAGGTGAGGGCAGGGTCCGGGAGAGGGGGTACGCCTCGGGGCCTTCCCCCCACACCTTGGCCACTCACAGCCCTTTTGCTTTCCCAGAGCTATGGAGGTGGCATGCGGCCCCCACCCAACTCTCTCGCCGGCCCGGGCCTGCCCACCATGAACAT GGGCCCTGGAGTGCGAGGCCCATGGGCCAGCCCCAGCGGAAACTCG ATCCcctattcctcctcctcccccggcAGCTACACG GGACCCCCAGGAGGAGGCGGGCCCCCTGGAACACCCATCATGCCCAGCCCTGGAG ACTCCACCAACTCCAGCGAGAACATGTACACTATCATGAACCCCATTGGGCCGGGCGCCGGCAGGGCTAAT TTCCCGCTTGGCCCTGGTCCGGAGGGTCCCATGGCGGCCATGAGTGCGATGGAGCCTCATCACGTGAACGGATCCCTGG GCTCGGGCGATATGGACGGGTTGCCGAAG AGCTCCCCCGGCGCCGTGGCCGGCCTGAGCAACGCCCCGGGCACCCCGCGGGACGACGGCGAGATGGCGGCCGCCGGGACCTTCCTGCACCCGTTCCCGAGCGAAAGC TACTCGCCGGGGATGACCATGAGCGTGTGA